The Pyricularia oryzae 70-15 chromosome 5, whole genome shotgun sequence genome includes a region encoding these proteins:
- a CDS encoding O-methyltransferase: MSSLTSNNKLGELVSSISSAAADMSAFCDKLGLGSISSTAPLDIKLTAQNQPYFTAKAALVGFAEELIRLVRGPRDHLLALSFEHCASASLQIIIKYKLASHVPLQGATTCQAIADAVGKPEMQPALVGRIMQHASSYGLFEARPGGAVAHNAASAMLATDPDLAAWMNLSATVAYPAGASLPGALAAYGYSMEADEAAYGVSIGRRVSQFQRFREPDGSDLHDMFAGAMRGIAAGGAYDLRHAVDGGYPWHALEAADGGHLVVDVGGGSGHVCFALAARHPRLRFEVQDLPETVAVAERSCPAELRRRIRFRAHDFMTPQPARDDGRGGAEAVAYFCRFILHDWSDKYAQRILQGLASALRPQDRIIVNEAIVPEPNSVDAEKERRMHDRDMLMLMNLNGRERTMEAFRGLCDSVQPRLKVHEIHHPAQGELSLIELKRCDATF; the protein is encoded by the exons ATGTCAAGCTTGACTTCAAATAACAAACTTGGCGAGCTCGTGTCGTCGATTtcttcggcggcggcggacatGTCGGCATTTTGTGACAAACTCGGGCTGGGCAGCATCTCGTCGACTGCTCCACTTGACATCAAACTCACAGCCCAGAACCAGCCCTACTTCacggccaaggccgcgctcgTGGGTTTCGCAGAGGAGCTGATCCGGCTGGTGCGCGGACCCAGGGATCACCTGCTCGCCCTGAGCTTCGAACACTGCGCTTCGGCGTCGCTGCAGATAATCATCAAATACAAACTGGCCAGCCACGTCCCCCTCCAAGGGGCCACGACGTGCCAAGCCATCGCGGACGCGGTGGGCAAGCCCGAGATGCAACCGGCGCTCGTCGGGCGCATCATGCAGCACGCCAGCTCCTACGGCCTGTTCGAGGCGAGACCCGGAGGCGCGGTGGCCCACAACGCGGCCTCGGCCATGCTGGCGACGGACCCGGACCTCGCGGCCTGGATGAACCTGAGCGCCACCGTCGCCTACCCGGCCGGCGCGTCGCTGCCCGGCGCCCTCGCGGCCTACGGCTACAGCATGGAGGCCGACGAGGCGGCGTACGGCGTGTCGATCGGGCGCAGGGTGTCGCAGTTCCAGCGCTTCCGCGAGCCCGACGGCAGCGACCTGCACGATATGTTTGCCGGCGCCATGCGGGGCATCGCGGCCGGCGGCGCCTACGACCTGCGCCacgccgtcgacggcggctACCCGTGGCACGCGCTCGAGGCCGCCGACGGCGGGCACCTGGTCGtcgacgtcggcggcgggTCCGGACACGTCTGCTTCGCCCTGGCCGCCAGGCACCCGCGCCTCCGCTTCGAGGTCCAGGACCTGCCCGAGACGGTCGCCGTGGCCGAGAGGTCCTGTCCGGCCGAGCTCAGGCGCAGGATCCGCTTCCGCGCCCACGACTTTATGACGCCGCAGCCGGCGCGCGAcgacggccgaggcggcgcggAGGCGGTGGCTTACTTTTGCCGTTTTATCCTGCACGACTGGAGCGACAAGTATGCGCAAAGGATCCTCCAGGGGTTGGCCTCGGCCCTCCGCCCGCAGGACCGCATCATTGTCAACGAGGCCATCGTGCCGGAGCCCAACTCGGTGGACGCTGAAAAGGAGCGAAGGATGCA CGACCGTGACATGTTGATGCTTATGAACCTGAACGGTCGGGAGAGGACCATGGAGGCGTTTCGGGGGTTGTGTGACTCGGTGCAGCCCAGGCTCAAGGTGCACGAGATTCACCATCCTGCCCAAGGCGAGTTGTCATTAATCGAGCTGAAACGGTGCGATGCCACCTTTTAA
- a CDS encoding short-chain dehydrogenase/reductase SDR: MTLSTSHKIVIITGANKGLGFEAVKRFLASDNKYHIFLGSRDLAKGQKAVQKALGEVPSDKSTVEALQYDVESDESIQEAYETVRSRVDRVDVLINNAGVMLDQQIERGNMSTREAFNRSWDVNVAGAHITTSTFLPLLLKSPDPRVVFNTSGVSSLAHAADPCHFTYRAPPAGVPKPAGTVSYRASKAGLNMVMLEWARMLRDDGVKVWAVAPGFFATDIGEGDPGAMRKMGAGDPAVGGEALVDVVEGRRDGDVGRVCNMAPYGVKVQAW, translated from the exons ATGACACTTTCGACTAGTCACAAAATCGTCATAATCACAGGCGCCAACAAGGGCCTGGGATTCGAAGCGGTCAAGAGATTTCTTGCCTCGGACAACAAGTATCACATATTCCTCGGGAGCCGCGACTTGGCAAAGGGCCAAAAGGCAGTGCAAAAGGCACTGGGCGAGGTGCCATCGGACAAGAGCACAGTCGAGGCTCTGCAGTATGATGTGGAGAGCGACGAGTCCATACAAGAGGCGTACGAGACGGTGCGGAGCAGGGTTGACAGGGTCGATGTGCTCATCAACAATGCGG GCGTCATGCTCGATCAGCAGATTGAACGCGGCAACATGTCGACGCGCGAGGCCTTCAACCGGTCGTGGGACGTCAACGTCGCCGGCGCACACATCACCACCAGCACCTTCCTCCCGCTGCTGCTCAAATCGCCCGACCCCAGGGTGGTGTTCAACACGAGCGGGGTGTCCTCGCTGGCGCACGCCGCGGACCCTTGCCACTTTACCTACCGGGCCCCTCCCGCGGGCGTGCCCAAGCCGGCCGGCACGGTTTCGTACCGCGCGTCCAAGGCCGGTCTCAACATGGTGATGCTCGAGTGGGCGCGGATGCTCAGGGACGACGGCGTCAAGGTCTGGGCGGTGGCTCCGGGGTTTTTCGCCACCGACATTGGCGAGGGCGACCCCGGAGCCATGAGGAAGATGGGTGCGGGCGATCCGGCCGTCGGCGGCGAGGCGTTGGTCGATGTGGTGGAGGGCCGGAGGGATGGCGACGTCGGCAGGGTCTGCAACATGGCGCCGTACGGCGTGAAGGTGCAGGCTTGGTGA
- a CDS encoding laccase TilA, with product MRAAELGNQPLLVADWSQYKFDDFYRIEQAANFDLACTDAIIVNGVGSQYCLNPVELDNMTNPVILQMLKNLGEDHLTAKGCIPPIQALQGNFDVDVGKLPLDSVRECARVRNAKGNYTFNVDEKLGWAALTFINAGGLYPLQISIDNHKLYVYAVDGQYIYPAASDRIYVGNGNRVSVMVKLDQEPARYTVRLANDLLNQVVGGFAEMAYGDAANPPRHPMAKMDYAGRPTMHPIRSFKPEQARPFPRRPPARYSNRTVKLSLRKPGRPHGSFEWSLSGREVYNMTAEERDPPLLLEGPGRVPQGSELVVPSRLGEWVDLVLETEGPFAQSHPVHKHGNKVIFSGPASGASPGRAWPRPSGTSLLGR from the coding sequence ATGAGAGCGGCCGAGTTGGGAAACCAGCCGCTGCTCGTCGCGGACTGGAGCCAGTACAAATTCGACGACTTTTATCGCATTGAACAGGCGGCCAATTTTGATCTTGCCTGCACCGACGCCATCATAGTCAACGGCGTAGGGTCGCAATACTGCCTGAACCCGGTTGAATTGGACAACATGACCAACCCCGTCATTCTCCAGATGCTTAAGAACCTCGGCGAGGACCACTTGACGGCAAAAGGCTGTATTCCTCCAATCCAAGCCCTGCAGGGAAACTTTGACGTGGACGTGGGGAAGCTCCCACTCGATTCGGTCAGGGAATGCGCCCGAGTGCGAAACGCCAAGGGCAATTACACCTTTAACGTCGACGAAAAGCTCGGGTGGGCGGCCCTGACATTTATCAATGCCGGCGGCTTGTATCCATTACAAATCTCCATCGACAACCACAAGCTCTACGTCTATGCCGTCGACGGGCAGTACATTTACCCCGCAGCCTCGGATCGCATATATGTCGGCAACGGAAACAGGGTTTCGGTCATGGTCAAACTGGACCAGGAACCGGCTCGGTACACCGTCAGGCTGGCCAACGACCTCCTCAACCAGGTCGTGGGCGGATTTGCCGAAATGGCATACGGCGACGCCGCCAACCCGCCACGACACCCGATGGCAAAGATGGACTACGCCGGCCGCCCCACGATGCACCCGATACGGTCGTTCAAGCCGGAGCAGGCGCGGCCCTTTCCCCGCAGACCGCCGGCCAGGTACAGCAACCGCACCGTCAAGCTGAGCCTGCGGAAGCCCGGACGGCCGCATGGGTCGTTTGAATGGAGCCTCTCGGGACGCGAGGTGTACAACATGACGGCCGAGGAGCGCGATCCCCCCCTGCTCCTCGAGGGGCCCGGCCGCGTGCCGCAGGGCAGCGAGCTCGTCGTCCCGTCCAGGCTGGGGGAGTGGGTGGACCTCGTGCTCGAGACCGAGGGGCCCTTTGCGCAGAGCCACCCGGTCCACAAGCACGGGAACAAGGTGATTTTCTCGGGTCCGGCGTCGGGCGCTTCCCCTGGGCGAGcgtggccgaggccgagcggCACCTCCCTCCTGGGTCGTTGA
- a CDS encoding retinol dehydrogenase 12, whose protein sequence is MGLELVRTLAKTGMRVFFTARDPAKGAKVREMLRAEDASFKLELVVVELKSLKSVEAGARHILDRADRLDLLMNNAGIAATPHGFTQDGYEQQFGVNYLAHFYLFQMLKPLLLKTAAEHGVQVRVVSTSSTAHTASTVLPAGDYGTADPNGRGYEPGVSYAHSSTARIWFCNEAERRYGPRGLHAISTHPGGFASGLMDSADEQARAALARAIEMPHIRRIWKSVEQGAATNALAGVGREYDGHGGFYMEDCGVARPVPDHLDWAGHGYKSWAFDEAGEKRLWLDSLEMLGLQDDQE, encoded by the exons ATGGGCCTGGAGCTGGTGCGCACGCTGGCCAAGACGGGCATGAGGGTCTTCTTCACCGCCCGCGATCCCGCCAAGGGCGCCAAGGTCAGGGAGATGCTGCGGGCCGAGGATGCTTCCTTCAAGCTCgagttggtggtggtggagctCAAGAGCCTCAAGAGCGTCGAGGCGGGTGCCCGACACATACTGGACAGGGCAGACCGGCTGGACCTTTTGATGAACAATGCAG GCATCGCGGCGACGCCTCACGGCTTCACACAAGACGGCTACGAGCAGCAGTTTGGAGTCAACTACCTGGCGCACTTTTACCTGTTCCAGATGCTCAAGCCGCTCCTCCTCAAGACGGCAGCCGAGCACGGGGTCCAGGTGCGCGTGGTCTCGACGTCCAGCACCGCGCACACGGCGTCGACGGTGCTGCCCGCGGGCGACTACGGCACGGCCGACCCCAACGGCCGCGGCTACGAGCCGGGCGTGTCGTACGCGCACTCGAGCACGGCGCGCATCTGGTTCTGCAACGAGGCCGAGCGCCGCTACGGGCCCCGCGGCCTGCACGCCATCAGCACGCACCCGGGCGGCTTCGCGAGCGGGCTCATGGACTCGGCGGACGAGCAGGCCCGGGCCGCGCTGGCCAGGGCGATCGAGATGCCGCACATACGCAGGATCTGGAAGAGCGTCGAGCagggcgccgccaccaacGCGCTCGCCGGCGTCGGCAGGGAGTACGACGGCCACGGCGGCTTCTACATGGAGGATTGCGGCGTGGCCAGGCCGGTTCCTGACCATCTGGACTGGGCTGGGCACGGATACAAGTCTTGGGCTTTTGACGAGGCGGGGGAGAAGAGGCTGTGGCTGGATTCGCTCGAGATGCTTGGACTGCAGGACGATCAAGAGTAA
- a CDS encoding oxidoreductase, which produces MLFASVQRWIANLHKLASDEQLVLSSSTNARLEVETATTGSQSCCNALVQLLGDRRVVRPGSEAYESSVQSYFSLKNSETQPSCIVVARSSSEVSAAVRSLSRGRELGKDSCRFAIRSGGHTPFKGAASIDDGVLLDLRRLDAPGVSEDRRSIVVSPGWTWDQVTERLDPYNVSTLGARVASVGVGGAVLNCGTSFFSPRYGFICDMVDDFEVVLANGTILHANERDNKRLWKALRGGGNNFGVVTAITLRTFPQGRFWGGQVFHDISTRKEHFKAHAELASTHPYDPYVHYINNLILSKATKGWFIGSSLQYTKSDPPVVEPKVFEPFLAIKRAALFPGGPTNTLRIDNVTSVAREYAALATGPKRWLFATTSFAPSADMMEAFFQMADETFRPHLELAGFSVAMAYQPIPPCMATRRGEPDSLGPVQTEGSLIYVHLAVSLGESEGASDHVIESAVQGLVGRAQRKAREMGVYRSYVQATYADSWQNPLDRRSASTVEDLIAVSREYDPAGVFQYQVPGGFKLPRRASVGGS; this is translated from the exons ATGCTTTTCGCAAGTGTCCAACGGTGGATCGCCAATTTGCACAAGCTAGCTTCGGATGAACAGCTCGTGCTGTCGAGCTCCACGAATGCAAGGCTGGAGGTCGAGACGGCAACGACAGGCTCGCAGTCGTGT TGCAACGCCCTCGTCCAGCTGCTCGGCGACCGCCGCGTCGTGCGACCTGGCAGCGAGGCCTACGAGTCCTCGGTCCAGTCCTACTTCAGCCTCAAGAACAGTGAGACACAGCCATCCTGCATAGTGGTAGCCAGGTCGTCGAGCGAGGtgtcggcggcggtgcggTCCTTGAGCAGGGGTCGCGAGCTCGGCAAAGATTCGTGCAGATTCGCCATCCGCAGCGGGGGCCACACGCCGTTCAAAGGCGCCGCCAGCATCGACGACGGCGTGCTGCTGGACCTGCGCCGTCTCGACGCGCCCGGTGTTTCCGAGGACCGCAGGTCCATCGTGGTCAGCCCCGGTTGGACGTGGGACCAGGTCACCGAGCGGCTGGACCCGTACAACGTCAGCACGCTGGGCGCGCGCGTGGCCAGCGTCGGGGTCGGCGGCGCGGTTCTCAACTGCGGCACGTCCTTTTTTTCGCCGCGCTACGGCTTTATCTGCGACATGGTCGACGATTTCGAGGTCGTCTTGGCCAACGGAACCATCCTTCACGCCAACGAGCGGGACAACAAACGCCTCTGGAAGGCCTTGAGGGGCGGCGGGAACAACTTTGGCGTGGTTACGGCAATCACCTTGCGCACTTTTCCCCAGGGTCGGTTCTGGGGCGGCCAGGTCTTCCACGATATCTCCACCAGGAAGGAGCATTTCAAAGCCCACGCCGAGCTGGCCTCGACGCACCCGTACGACCCGTACGTCCACTACATCAACAATCTGATCTTGAGCAAAGCCACCAAGGGTTGGTTTATCGGCAGCAGCTTGCAGTATACCAAAAGCGACCCGCCGGTCGTCGAACCCAAAGTCTTTGAACCCTTTTTGGCAATCAAACGGGCCGCTTTGTTCCCCGGCGGCCCGACAAATACGTTGCGCATCGACAACGTGACGTCTGTGGCGCGCGAATACGCCGCGCTCGCCACCGGCCCGAAGCGCTGGCTGTTCGCGACGACAAGCTTCGCGCCGTCCGCGGACATGATGGAGGCGTTTTTCCAAATGGCAGACGAGACCTTTCGGCCGCACCTGGAGCTGGCCGGCTTTTCGGTCGCCATGGCGTACCAGCCAATCCCACCGTGCATGGCGACGCGGCGCGGGGAGCCCGACTCGCTCGGCCCCGTCCAGACCGAGGGGAGCCTCATCTATGTACACCTGGCCGTGTCGCTGGGCGAAAGCGAGGGGGCCAGCGACCACGTCATCGAGAGCGCCGTCCAGGGGCTTGTAGGCCGCGCCCAGCGCAAGGCAAGGGAGATGGGCGTCTACCGCAGCTACGTGCAGGCTACTTATGCCGACAGCTGGCAGAACCCTCTTGACCGTCGCAGCGCGTCCACCGTGGAAGACTTGATCGCCGTCAGCCGAGAATACGATCCTGCAGGGGTTTTCCAGTACCAAGTCCCTGGAGGCTTTAAGCTTCCTCGACGAGCTTCGGTTGGTGGATCATAA
- a CDS encoding major facilitator superfamily transporter translates to MTRATRTECSLSKAAKPDNGGDGNALREGQSECEYPQGIRFALVISSLFLAVFIVAISQTILATAIPTITGAFNSSQDIAWYSTGEQLAAASTQLPFGRAYTLTNTKGVFVTSIAVFLVGSAVCGFAPVSAVFIVGRLVQGVGMAGIFSGSFIVLARVTPLKTRSLFAGLFGAAYAIASVLGPLIGGAITTRSTWRWCFWFNLPVGVVIMSTIIWCLPNMPAPKSFSISNMTWKQTVIKFDPLGTVLLMASLICLMLALQSGGAQYSWSEPRLVAVLVIFAVTLVPWLVLQYFQGEEATVPLSMLCQRSVAGSNLFLLFLNGAFGVFIFYLPTWFQAILGDSAETSGFKQVALCLSTAVGAIAAGGLVAATGFYNPFLVLGSLLVTAGSAMCMMMQPDASLGYTIGAQILVGAGVGVGAEQANVAVQAVLPSDKVARGTSLTLFTRLLAMAISVPVAQNMMQQQIFADLGSSFAGEVWTDSGAADLHPKLRALFESEDSLGYRLVLADINYAISRCFMLAMILAAISVPFGLVVEWKNVKTDEEDAEPLLQE, encoded by the exons ATGACAAGAGCCACCAGGACGGAGTGCAGTCTCAGCAAAGCCGCCAAGCCCGACAATGGAGGCGATGGCAATGCCTTGAGGGAGGGCCAGAGCGAGTGCGAATATCCCCAAGGGATCCGGTTCGCCCTGGTCATCTCTTCATTGTTCCTGGCAGTCTTCATAGTCGCGATAAGCCAGACCATCCTCGCCACCGCCATCCCGACCATCACCGGCGCGTTCAACAGCTCCCAAGACATCGCATGGTACAGCACCGGCGAGCAGCTCGCTGCCGCATCGACGCAGCTGCCGTTTGGGCGCGCCTACACGCTGACCAACACCAAGGGGGTGTTTGTAACCTCGATCGCGGTCTTCCTGGTCGGCAGCGCCGTGTGCGGGTTCGCCCCCGTCTCGGCCGTCTTCATCGTCGGGAGGCTGGTGCAGGGCGTCGGCATGGCTGGCATTTTCAGCGGCTCGTTCATCGTGCTTGCGCGTGTGACGCCGCTCAAGACGAGGAGTTTGTTCGCTGGGCTGTTCGGTGCCGCGTACGCCATTGCGAGCGTGCTGGGGCCGCTGATAG GCGGTGCCATTACGACTAGATCAACCTGGCGGTGGTGCTTTTGGT TCAACCTGCCTGTCGGCGTTGTCATCATGTCAACCATCATTTGGTGTCTGCCCAACATGCCGGCACCAAAGTCGTTCTCTATCAGCAACATGACCTGGAAGCAAACGGTGATCAAGTTCGACCCCCTAGGGACGGTCCTGCTGATGGCTTCTCTAATCTGCCTCATGTTGGCCCTGCAGTCGGGCGGGGCTCAATATTCATGGAGCGAACCAAGGTTGGTTGCTGTGCTGGTCATCTTCGCCGTCACCTTGGTCCCTTGGCTGGTGTTGCAATATTTCCAGGGTGAGGAGGCCACGGTGCCGCTCAGCATGCTGTGCCAGCGTTCGGTTGCGGGGTCGAACCTGTTCCTCCTGTTTTTGAACGGAGCTTTTGGCGTTTTCATCTTTTACCTGCCGACCTG GTTTCAAGCCATCTTGGGCGATAGTGCCGAGACGTCGGGGTTCAAGCAGGTTGCTTTATGCCTGAGCACTGCCGTGGGCGCGATTGCTGCGGGAGGTCTGGTCGCAGCTACTGGCTTTTACAATCCGTTCCTCGTGCTGGGTTCCCTCCTGGTCACGGCCGGCTCGGCAATGTGCATGATGATGCAGCCGGACGCTAGTCTAGGCTATAC GATCGGCGCCCAAAtcctcgtcggcgccggGGTGGGAGTCGGCGCAGAGCAGGCCAATGTTGCGGTGCAAGCCGTGCTGCCGAGCGACAAGGTGGCGCGGGGCACGAGCTTGACGCTGTTCACGCGGCTGCTGGCCATGGCGATATCAGTGCCCGTGGCCCAAAACATGATGCAACAGCAGATTTTTGCGGACCTCGGCTCTTCTTTCGCAGGCGAGGTCTGGACCGATAGCGGTGCCGCTGACCTCCACCCGAAGCTTCGGGCTCTGTTTGAGAGTGAAGATTCCCTGGGTTACCGACTCGTGCTCGCCGACATCAACTATGCGATTTCGAGATGCTTCATGCTTGCCATGATATTAGCTGCCATCTCGGTTCCGTTTGGCCTTGTTGTTGAGTGGAAGAACGTCAAGACGGACGAAGAGGACGCTGAACCGCTTCTCCAAGAATGA